The DNA window AAGTAAGCCTCGTTGCTGTCGAGCTCGCTCAATAAATATAAGGTTTACAGTATAAATTTTGGCACCTTTACTTCTATACTCATACTTTCTATTCTTAACTTGCCGTCTGAGATTGTATTAGACTAGTATTAAAGTATATCGTCCATCGCCTCTTCACATTTGTCCTTAAAATGCGTTTTAGCCTGAAAAACGAATATCAGACCTTTAATCAAGCTGTCGTTAAAGATAATAGTTTGTCGTCGAGACTCAACAAAAGCGAGAAAATAAACGTTTCATGATCGGTATTATTCAAAAAGTGTTAATGGACTTATTGGTGTCAACTGGCGGCGAAAGTCTAAAGCAGAGCGTTTTACAGCACGCTGGTTTACCACCCGACATGCATTTTCGTATCGATCAAAACTACTCCGATATTGACTGCTTAAAGTTAATTGATGCTGCGGTGGTTGAAACCGGTTTATCTGCAAATGAAGTATACGCACTATATGCAACGGCCTTCATTAACCAAGTCAGAGATTTATTTCCCCGATTTTTCGAAATATCTAAAACCTCTGAAGAATTTTTGATGCGCCAAGCCACTGTTCATGCAGTCATGGCCTCTGGCCTGCAACATAGTGAAGATAGAAAACAAGTCACTGACAAATTTTCAGCAACACAGCTTAGTCCAAGGCTCGTGAGAATAGATTATCGCTCCCCTAATCTACTTTGTGGCCTTTTCAAGGCTTTAGTTCATGAAGTTAGCAGCATATATAACGAAACCGTATCAATAAGCTGCACTCGATGTGTCAAGGAAGGTCAAAGTGAATGTAGCTTCAACCTTCAATGGCCGCAGTCAAAATCTGATCAGCATCAGCATGTCAAAATTAAAGTAATTAACCCCGATGATTAAAAAGTTAAGCTCCGCTAAAGAGTTACGTCGCGTTATCGCAAGCATCGGTGACCAGATTTGCGATACCTTGGATAATAATTTTGACATACACGTTCGCACCGATACTGAGGATATACAAGGCCAAAAACTTGCTGTATTAGTCAACTTTCTGTTAGAAAAAGTGCGCCGTCATATCGAT is part of the Glaciecola nitratireducens FR1064 genome and encodes:
- a CDS encoding heme NO-binding domain-containing protein, with the protein product MIGIIQKVLMDLLVSTGGESLKQSVLQHAGLPPDMHFRIDQNYSDIDCLKLIDAAVVETGLSANEVYALYATAFINQVRDLFPRFFEISKTSEEFLMRQATVHAVMASGLQHSEDRKQVTDKFSATQLSPRLVRIDYRSPNLLCGLFKALVHEVSSIYNETVSISCTRCVKEGQSECSFNLQWPQSKSDQHQHVKIKVINPDD